Below is a genomic region from Pseudomonadota bacterium.
CGGCCGATCGTCGGCCTGGACCGCGAGCCCTTCCGTCCACGCGCGCACCATCGCCGGGCCCGCGAGGAAGCACTCGAGGATCTCGACCGCCGCGTCCATCCCGAACGGCCGGAGGTCCGCGCGGACCTCCGGCTCCGCGAGCCGGCGCTCGAGCGCGGCGACGTCGATCTCGAGCGGAGTGTTCGTGCCGACGAGCTTGACGTACGCCGCCTGGCCGTACGTCTCGAAGCCGGCGTTCACCCAGAGCGTCGTCATCGGGAACGCCTCCAAGAACGTGCGGACGATCGTCTTGAACTCGCGCTCCGAGAGGCCGTGCAGCGGCACCCACTGCACGGCGATCCCCCGGGGCGAGAGGTGCGCTCGGATCTCGCGGTAGAACTCGACCGTGTAGAGCGCCCACGAGTCGACCGCCTTGGGGTGGGTCGAGTCGACCATCACTGCATCCCAGCGCGCGCGGCTCGCGGCGAGGAAGTGGCGGCCGTCGTCGATGTGCAGGCGGACCCGCGGATCGGCGAGCGCGCCGTGGTTCAGATCGGCGAAGTGATCCGCGGCGCGCGGGATGGCGGACGACAGCTCGACGATGTCGAGCGACTCGAATGGGTGCGCGAGCGCGGCGCCCGCCGAGATCCCGGCGCCGAAGCAGATCATGAGCCCGCGCCGCGGCTCCCCGTGCAGGAGCGGCGCGAGGTGGCCGAGCAGCTTGAAGCTCTGATCGTGGACGAGCCGCGTCGTCACCTCGTTCACGGCGTTCATGAACAGCTGCCGCTCGCCGTTCAGGTTGTTGCGCGCCACGGCGACCGTGCCGGTGCGCCCCTCCTCGTAGTGGATCAGCGTCTCGTGCCGCGCGCCGATCGACGACGACAGCATGCGCCGCGGGAGCCCCCGCGGCAGGACGGCGACCGAGGCCATCGCGGTGCAGGCGACGAGCGCCACGGCCGCGAGCGGGCGCCGCCGGGATCGCGGGACGGAGAGCGCGGCCACGGCGAGCGCCGCGAGCGCCGAGAGCGCCGCGAACCCGCACCGGGTCGGCTGGATCCCGAACGTCGGGATGAGGAGGGCGGTCGTCGCGACCGCGCCCGCGGCCGAGGCGCCGCCGTTCACGAGCAGCGCCGTGCCGAGCCTCGCCCCGGTCCGCGCCCCGTCGCCGGCGTACAGGGCGCACGCGGCCGGCAGCAGCGCGCCCGAGACGATCGCAGGCAGGAGCGCGAGGATCGGCGCGTACAGGAGCTCGCGCAGCGTCTCGATGTGGAGCGACGCCGCGAGCCCGCCAGTGGCGCCCAGGCCGAACGGATCCCGCCCGGCGGCGAGGTACAGGGTGGCGGCGGCGGCGAACGAGAGCACCAAAGCCAGCGAGAGCGCGGCGAGGAGCGCCGCCACGACGATCGCCGGATCGCGCCGGGCGAGGCGGCGGTGCGCGAGGCCGCCCAGGCCGAGGCCGACGAGCACGGTGACGAGCAGCGCCGCGAACGCGGTGGTGTCGTGGCCGAAGACGAAGGTCAGGAGGCGCGCGTCTATCGCCTCGGCCGCGAGCATCGCCGATCCTCCGACCGCGGCCGCGATCAGCGCGGCGACCGCCGCGCCTCGCGGGACGACGCCGGTGCCCGCGACGGCTCGATCCGCCGGCCGGGATCGCGGCGCCCGTCGTGCGCGCACAGTCGCGACGGCGATCAGCGCGGCGGCGAGGCTCGAGCCCGCGGCGAGGTACGACGAGGCCGAGAGGCCGATCGTCGGGATCGCCCAGTAGCCCGCGATCGCGGCGCCCGACGCGCCGCCGATGGTGCCGGCCCCGTACAGGAGGCCCAGGCCGCGACGGAGCTCCTCGCCTCGCGGCGCCAGGGCGCGGGCGAGGGCGGGCAGCGTCGCGCCCATGAAGATCGCCGGCACGAGGACGAGCCCGGCCGCGGCCGCGAGCAGGGTGGGGAACGGCCACCCGGACGACGCGAGCGCCCGCGTCGCGTGCGGCATCGCGAGCGCGATCACGGCGAGCGCCTCCTCGGCGAGGATGTACAGCTTGAGCGGCTCGGCCGCGCGGTCCGCGATCCCACCGAACGCGCGGGCGCCGACGGCCATGCCGAGCATGAACGCCGCGAGGACGATCATCATCGCGTCGGCAGAGCAGCCGATAGGCACGACCAGAAGCCGCGACCACACGACCTCGTTCGAGAGCGCCGCCGCTCCGGAGAGAAGCGCGGCGACGAGCATCGCGCCGAAGGCCGCCCGCTCCCGCGCGTCGGGCGCGCTCATCGGCCCGCTCTCCTTTCGAACATCTGGAACAGCTGCCCCTCCCTCGTCCTGAAGGTGCGCACGGGGGCGTACTTCTCCTTGAGGAGCGCCTGCAGCGCCGCGAGCCCGGCCACGCCGAAGCGGGGCCTGAGGAACACGATGCGCGTTGCGGGCGCGTCGATGCGGGCGACGAGCTCGCGCGGGTCGGCGTTGCCCGACCGGTAGCGCTGGATGTTCGTGTCGACCTCGCGACTCGCGATGTCGCGCCCCGAGAGGAGCGCGAGCAGCGGGACCGTGCCGGAGTCGCCGAAGATCTCGTCGCCGTCTGCCGTGCGCGCGAGGATCTCGGCGACGGCCTCGTCCGCGATGTCGAGCGTCCGGCTCTCGTGCCAGAGGTAGTACGTGAAGCTCGAGGTCCGCTCGCCAATCACCCGCTCGTCGTCCCACAGGAGCGCCCTGACCGCCCGGTTCGCGAAGCCGGGGAGCGCGCCGTCCCGCCAGTGGTAGGTGCGATCCCGATCCGGGGCGGGCTTCGCGCTCTCCTCCTCCCAGTAGGCGAGCGTGCGCTCCAGAAGGTGGCCGAAGGCGAGCGTCGCACCGAGCGCCGCGAGCGCGATTCCGGCGAACACCGCCGCGCCGCGGGAGATCCCGGCCGCTCGCAGCCGGCCCCGGGCGCGCAGCAGCCGCACGGCTCCGCGCACGCCGTCGGCGACGAGCCAGGCGCCGGCGAGCGCCGCGAACGGGAACGACGGGACGAAGTAGTACATCCACACGCGGTCCATGCTCAGGAGGATGGCGAGCATGAGGATCGCCGCGAACGCGCCCGCGAGCGGCAGCCCGACGCGCGAGAGCGCTGCAGCGGCGCGGAACCGCTTCAGGATCGAGCGCTCACCCCGCGTCGCGGGCCACGCCGCGGCCACGGCGCCGATCATCGCCGGCAGGCTCAGGGCGAAGAGCGCCGCCGGCACCGCGTTGTGGAACAGCACGGACCAGCGCATGTTGGCGAGCTCGGAGTCGGCCATCGCCGTCTTCTCCGCGTGGTATGCGAAGACGTTGTGGACGAGATCGCCGAACCCGGCCCACAGGCCGAGCGCGACGAACGCCGCGGCTCCGAAGGCGGCGCCGAAGAGCGCGAGCCTCGCGCCGCGCCGGGGATCGCGCAGGAGCGCGACGACGACGAGCGCTGCGACGCCCGGGATCGCGTAGAGCCGCGTCGCCACCGCGCAGACGCAGAGCGCGGCGCAGACGACCATCCGATCCTTCCGCGCCACGAGCCACGCGAAGGTGAGCAGCGTCACGGCGGTCTCGACGCCCGTGAAGTGGGACGACGCGCGCAGCGGCTCGTAGGCGAGCAGGGCGAGCGCCATGGCCGCGATCCCGGCGATCGCGCCGAGCTCCCTGCGCGCCATCCACGCCACGCCCGCGCCGCCCGCCAGGGTGACGATCACCGGCAGCAGCCGCCCGAGCGTGAAGTGGTACCCCGCGATCTCGAAGATCGCCGCGGTGAGCAGCGCCTGGAAGGGCGGGTGCGCCATGGAGAAGTCGCGGTACGGGACGAAGCCGTCCGCGATGAGCTTCGCCTGGTAGAGGTAGATGTGCTCGTCGCCCGCGCAGGCGTTCAGCGAGAACGACTTGAGGACGAGGTAGAACGCGCCGACGAGGAGCGCCCCGACCGCGAAGATCGCGGCGTCGTGCCTCCCGTCACGCGCGAAGATCGCGGCGACGCGCGCGGGTCCGGCCACCCGCTCGACCGGCCGCCCCGCCCGCTCGACCTTCCGCTTCCTGTCGCGCCGACCCATGACCGTCCATTTTGTCCATTCCGTCCGTTCCGTCCATTTCCGAATTGCCCTTGCCCCCCTGCCGCGTTCCCGCGTAGCATTTCGCTCTGCAATTCGAACGGCAGGGGGTACCCGCATGATCTCTTGGTTCAACTCGTTGAGCGGCCTCGATCAGGCGTTCGCCGTCGCGGCGCTGGTCGGCGGCGTCGTGTTCGTCGTGCAGCTCGTCCTCATGCTCGTCGGGGTCGGCGGCGCGGACGCGGACGGGCCGGGCATGGAGGTGAGCCACGACGTGGCGCACGCGGACTCGGACGTCGCGTTCCAGGTCCTTTCGGTCCAGGGCGTCACGGCGTTCGTCATGGTGTTCGGCTTCGCGGGGTTCGCGATGAGCCGCGGGTCGGGCTTCGGCGCGTTCCCGTCGCTCGGCGTCGCCCTGGTCGCGGGGGTCGGGGCGATGTGGCTCGTCGCCAAGACGTTCGCCTTGTTCCGCAAGATGCAGTCGAGCGGCACGCTCGATCTCAACAACGCCGTGGGCCGGACCGGCCGCATCTACCTCTCGGTGAAGCCCGACGCGCCGGGCAAGATCGAGGTCGCGGTGCAGGGCAGGTTGCAGATCTTCGACGCGACGAGCGAGACCGGCGAGGCGCTGCCCACGGACACGCGCGCCGTTGTCGTGCGCGTCGAGAGCCAGAACGTGATGGTCGTCAAGCGCGCGTAGCGAAAGGAGACCCGAATGATCCCTCTTCAGGAGAACCCGCTCGCGGCGGTCGACGCGGTGAAGGACGGCAGCATCTGGTGGACCGTCCTCTACGTCGTCGTCGCGCTGTTCGCGCTGTTCCTGCTGCTCTACCTCGTCAAGCGGTACAAGCGCTGCCCGTCCGACAAGATCCTCGTCGTGTTCGGCAAGGTCGGCACCGGCCAGTCGGCGCGCTGCATCCACGGCGGCGGCGCGCTGATCCTCCCGCTCATCCAGGACTACCGGTACCTCAGCCTCACCCCGATGACGATCAGCATCCCGCTGCAGAACGCGCTGTCGCTGCAGAACATCCGCATCAACGTGCCGTCGACGTTCACGGTCGGCGTGAGCACCGATCCGTCGATCATGACGAACGCCGCCGAGCGCCTCCTCGAGCTCCAGAACCGGGACATCGAGGCGATGGCGCGCGAGATCATCTTCGGCCAGCTGCGCCTCACGGTCGCGTCGCTCACGATCGAGCAGATCAACCAGGACCGCGAGTCGTTCCTCACGGCGATCCGCAAGAACGTCGAGCCGGAGCTCAACAAGATCGGCCTCTACCTCATCAACGTGAACATCACGGACATCACCGACGAGTCCACGTATATCGAGTCGATCGGCAAGAAGGCCGCGGCCGAGGCGATCAACCAGGCCAGGGTCGACGTCGCCAACCAGGAGAAGCACGGCGCGGTCGGCCAGGCCGAGGCGGTGCGCGAGAAGGAGATCAAGGTCGCCGAGAACGTCGCCCAGGCCGTGAAGGGCAAGAAGGCGGCCGAGGCGGATCAGCGCGTGTACGTCCAGGGCCAGGAGGCGCAGGCCGTCAAGGGCGAGAACGAGTCGCGCGCCAACATCGCGAACTACAACGCCGAGCTCGCGGTGAAGACCGCCGTCGCGCTGCAGCGCGGCGAGGTCGCGAAGCGCCAGGCCGAGGTCGAGATCCAGAAGGCGCAGTACCTCGCCGAGGAGCAGCGGCTCAACGCCGAGGAGGTCGTGCGCAAGGAGATCGAGAAGAGGAAGATCGAGATCTCCGCCGAGGCCGAGGCCGAGAAGCTCAGGCGCGAGGCGCGCGGCCAGGCGGACGCCATCCTCGCGAAGTACGAGGCCGAGGCCAAGGGCGTGCGCCAGGTGCTCGACTCCAAGGCCGCCGGCTACCGGGCGCTCGTCGAGAGCTGCCAGGGCGACGCCAAGTCCGCGGCGACCTTCCTCCTCGTCGAGAAGATCGAGCACATGGTGGGGCTGCAGGTCGAGGCGATCCGCAACCTCAAGATCGACAAGATCACCGTGTGGGACTCGGGCGGGGGCAAGGACGGCACGTCGTCGACGGCCAGCTTCGCCTCGAGCCTCATCAAGAGCCTGCCGCCGCTGCACGAGGTCGCGAAGATGGCGGGCGTGGATCTGCCCGAGTACCTCGGCACGATGTCGCCCGAGAAGCCCGCGCGCCCGGAGCGAAAGAGCTCGCCGCCGCCGGCGCAGCACCCGCAGCCGTTCCCTCCCGCGACGAAGTAGGGATCCCCCGATACGTGGTTCGTCGTGCCGGCCAAGGAAGGGCGCTGACCCTCCTCTCGTGTCCGGCCCGCGGGCGATTTTCGGCAACTTCTTGGCAAAGCGTCCGATAGAGAGGATGCGAGGCGCGGTGCCGAGCGATATACTGAACCAGGAGGACGACGATGGAAGCTGACGTCTCGATGAACGATCTGCGGCGCGTCATCAGAGAGATCGCGGAGCAGTCGAAGGAGAACGAGCGACGCCTGGCCGAATCCGGCGCAGAGACGGATCGCCGGATGCGGGAGACCGACCGCAAGCTGGCCGAGGTGAGCCACCAACTCGGCGGCTTGGGCAATCGGCTCGGCGAGTTCGTGGAGGGTGTTGTCCGCCCGGGGCTCGTGCGGCTGTTCCGGGAGCGCGGCATCGACGTGCGGCGCACTCTCCGAGACGTGGCGGGTGACAAGAACGGGCTCGCGCTGCAGATCGACCTGCTCGTAGTGAACGATACCGACGCGGTCGCGGTCGAGGTGAAGTCGAAGCTCACCGACCGCGACGTCGACGATCACCTCGAGCGGATCGGCAAGTTCAAGATCCTGTTCCCTGAGTTCGCCTCCAAGAGGCTCCTCGGCGCCATCGCGGCGATGGTCGTGCCGGACGGCGCCGTGAGGTACGCCGAGCGCTGCGGCCTCTTCGTCATCGGCCAGCGCGGCGACGACGCGGCGTTCCTCAACTCGGATGGGTTCGAGCCGCGGGCGTGGTGAGGCGAGACCGAACCGCGGGAAAATGGAAAGGGAAGGGACGGGGCGGCGGGCGGCACGGCACGTGCCGGAGGAGAGCTACTCGGTCGGGGCCGGCTGCTTCTGCTTGAACTTCTTGTACGCGTCGCCGAGCGTCTTCTTGACGGCCTCGGGATCGATCTTCGGCTTGCCGGGATCGGTCTTCGGCTCCTCGGCCTTGGGCTCGGGCTCGGGCGTGGGCTCGGGCTCGGTCGCGGTCCCCTTCTTCGCCGCCTCCTCGGCCGCCTTCTTCGCCTTGCTCACCGCGGACGAGCCGCCGCTCGAGCTCGACGAGGAAGAGCCGCTCGCCGCGGCGCCGCTCTCGAGGAAGTACGGCTTGCCCATGTAGCGGACGACCGCGTCCGTGAACGTGCCCGCGATCCAGGAGCTCTGGATGCTCGCGGGATCGCCCTTGTAGCAGACGGCGATCCGGCCCGACGCCTTGCCCGCCTCCTGGAACAGCGGCCCGGCCGCGTCCCAGTCCTTGACGTTCCACGACGTGATCTCGATCACCCACGCGTTGTCCGCGTTCCAGCTCGTCGTCGCCTCGGGGTTGGCCGGGTCGTTGTTGATCTGGAAGTAGCCGGCGCCGTACTCCATCTTCCGCGTGAAGGTCTTGCCGGCGGCCGGCGGCTCGGGAAGATCGATGTTCACCGACTGCCCGCTCGTGATGAGGCCGGTCGGGCCGTCGAGCGCCTTGTCGGAGAGCACGAGCTTCCACGCGCTCATCCCGGGCTCGAACACGACGGACGCGACGCCCATCGGCTTGCCGTTCGCGATGCCGGCGGCCGGCACGGCCGGGATCGTCTCGAGCGTCGGCGTCTCGGTCCAGGTGTACGGCGGGACGTTCACCGCCACGACCGGGGCGACCGGGGCGACCGGCAGGGCGACGGGCGCGGTCGGAAGCACCGGCGCGGGCACCGGCGGCGTGGCCACGGTCGGCAGCACGATGGGCTCTTCCTTCTTCCCGAACGGCAGCAGGTCACAACCCGCGGCGAGGATGGCGGCGGCCGCGACGAGCACGATGATGGACAACCACTTCATGGGGAACCTCCTCTCGTTTTCGAGTACGGGGGAGTATACAGGATTTCGGTTTTCTTGATACACCATGAACCGCCGCGGCTCGGGGATGCCGCCTGCGGAGCGTTTATGGTCGAGTACCAGTTCGTCCAGCCCACGAGCGACCGCCTCTTCCCGGAGATCGTCGCCCTGTACCGCGCCATGGGGTGGTGGGGTGACGCGCCCGACGACCTCGGCTCGGTCGCGCGGCTCGTGGGCGGCAGCCACGCGTTCGTCGCGGCGATCGACGGCGGCGCGGTGATCGGCATGGGCCGCGCGCTGAGCGATCGGGAGAGCGACGCGTACGTCCAGGACGTCGCGGTCCGGCAGGATCGCAGGCGGCAGGGGATCGGCGGCGAGATCGTGCGCCGCCTCGTCGCTCGGCTCGAGGACGACGGCATCGGCTGGATCGGCCTCGTGGCGGAGCCCGCCGTGACCCGTCTCTACCTGCGCGAGGGGTTCGCGCCGATGGCGGGCACCGTGGCGATGCTCCGAAAGAGGCGGCCGTGATCGGGCGCCCGCTCGAGCTCGCCAACGCCGCGGCGCTCAGGCCGTTCTTCGACGCGCAGCGGTACCCGCTCGCGGCCTACTCCCCGCTCTCGGTCATGGCGTGGCGTCGAGCGGACGGCTTCGAGGTGTCGTTCACCGTCGACGACGGTCGCCTCGTGATAGCGGCCGAGAGCGCGGAGGGCCGCCACCTCGGGCTGCCGATCGGCGGGCGCGCGCCGACAGTCGCCGAGCTGCGCGTCCTCTCGGAGCGGCTCGGTGTCCGCGAGTACTGGTACGTGCCGGGCGACCTCCTCGAGGCGCTCCCCGCGGACGAGCTGCGCGCCGCGTTCGACGTCCGCGAGCGGCCGGAGTGGGGTGAGTACGTCTTCCTCACCGAGGATCTCGCCGAGCTCGGCGGGCGCAAGCTCGCCGCGAAGCGGAACCTGATCCACCAGTTCGAGAGGTCGCACGTGGAGACCGGACGCGCCGTGACCGGCCCGATCCGTCCCGAAGACGTCACCGAGTGCGTCGCGTTCCTCGAGGCGTGGTGCGAGGAGCGCGGGTGCGACGGCGCCGGAAAGGATCCGCTTTCGTGCGAGCGGCGGGCGGCGGAGACCGCGCTCGGCGAGATGCACGCGCTCGGCGTCGAGGGGGTCGCGATCCGCGTCGACGGCCGCGTCGTCGGGTTCGGGATCGGCTGCCGCGTCATGGACGACCTCGCGGCGCTCCACTTCGAGAAGGCGTCCGCGTCGGTGAAGGGGCTCTACCAGTATCTGGATCGGGAGTGCGCGCGGCGGCTCTTCCAGGGGCGATACGAGCGCGTGACCAAGGAGGGCGACATGGGCCTGCCCGGCCTCGCCCGGTCGAAGCAGTCCTACGGGCCGCTGTCCAAGACCGCGGCCTTCTCGCTCTCGCTGCGCTGAGCCCGCGCGGCGAGCCGATCCAGCGCGAGCCGCGCGAGGAACGCCGTCGCGAGCGCGAAGAAGACGCCCGCGCTCAGGATCCTGCCGGCAGCGGCGAGCTCGGCCGGCAGCTTCGCCCACTCCCACGCGAGCGCCCCGCCGGACGCCGCGACGAGCACCGCGGCCGCGGCCAGCGGACGCCTCGCGCCGCGGGGCCGCGCGCGCCGCTCCGCCGCGCCGTACCGGGCGAACGACCGCGCGGCGAGCAGCACGATCCACGTCTTGGCTGCGTAGAGCGCGATCCCCGCGAGCAGCAGCGCCACGTCGCCCCGCAGCGCGTCCGCGGGAACGCCGGGCACGGCCCACCCGCCGAGCCCGTACGCGGCGATCGCCATCGCCGTGAACACCGCCGCGATCCACGATCCGAACCGGGCCGTCGGGCCGACCGCCGCGCCCTGCGCCCGCTCGGGCCAGATGAGGACGGCGGCGGCGAGGTACGCGACGAGCGCGAACGGATCGGTCCACGCGTGCCAGCCCCACCGCGCGTCCGCCTGGCTCGCGACCGCCTCCGACACCTCGAGCGACGAGCCGAGCGCCGCCGCGAGAGCGGGCATCGCCACGATCGCCGCGAGCCGCGCGCCGAACCAGGCGATCCGCTGGCGCGCCCCGGCCGAGGAGTAGAGGGTCGCGACCACGAGGCCGGCTACCGCGCCGGCGAGCAGCGCCGCGGTCGCGGCGGTCCGCGCGCCCACCAGGATCGACACCGCCGGGAGCACGAGGATCGGGACCGAGGCCGCGGCGAGCCCGAGCGCGTCGGCGAGCGGGTTGGCGCGGGCGGCCGGATCGGCGGCGCGATCGCGCACCTTCGGCGCGGCGAACGAGAGCAGCAGGCCGAGCGCGATCGCGGTGAGCAGGATCGCGGTCACCTCGTCCGCGGCGCCGGGATCGAGCGGCGCCAGCCGGAGGTTGACGACCTGCGTCCTCCCCGTGCCGGTGACGAGCTCGAAGCGGCAGGACTCGTTCTCCGCGAGCCCGGCGAGATCGGCCGGCGACGACAGCGCGACCCCGTCGACCGCGAGGAGGCGATCGCCCGGCGCGATCCCCTGCTTGTCCGCGAGGCCGCCGCTCCGCACCGACACGACGAGCAGCTCGTTCCCCTCCGGCGAGGGCGCGAGCGAGATGCCGAGCCGGCCGAGGATCCGCTCCGCCTCGCGGTTCCTCTGCGCGGCGAAGGCGATCCCGCTGCCCGCGGGCCGCAGATCGAGCCGCACGGTGTCGCTCGTCGCGGAGATGCGCGTCGATCCGCCGGCGAGCGCCGTCGGGAAGTCGACGCCCACGCGGCCCTCGAACCGCAGCGGCTCGGCCGCGAGCGCGCGCATCGTCACCCCGGTGATCGGCACCTCGATCGACGTCTCGGACACCGAGACCCCGTCGACGAGCACGACGCGGTGCTCTGGCGGCACGAGCCCGGACGGATCGAACGCGCCGCTCAGCGTGACCCGTGTCGGGCCCTCGACGAAGCCGCTCCCTTCGATGCGGAGGACGTCCCCCTGCTCGAGCACCGTCGGCGCGATCTTCGAGATCGCGGCCATGTCCACGGTCGGCGGAGGGGCGCAGGCGGCGGCGGTGAGCGCGACGATGGCGGCGAGCCCGTGCGACGAAGGCGGGCGGGCGGCGGATCGGGACCTCTGCGAGGGCGTGCTCACGCGGTCAGGTTAGCGGACGGCCCGGAGGAAATCCAAAATTCGGGGCGGGCGGCTACCCCTCGGCGTCAGGGTACTCGACGAGCTCGCCGTTCGGCGCGCGCAGGAGATAGCTCCCGTCCCGCGCCTCGACGACGTAGTCCGGGCCGATCGGCACCTTGCCGAGGCCGCCCGGGAGATCGACGACCAGCGTCGGGATCCCGAGCCCGCCGACGCGGCCGCGCAGGTGCGCCATGATCGCGATCGCCCGGGCGAGCGGGACGCGGAACCGCTCCGCGCCCGCGACGAGATCGCAGGCGAACAGGTAGTACGGCCGCACCCGCGCGACGAGGAGGCGGCGGCACAGCTCCTCTATCACCGCGGGATCGTCGTTCACGCCCGCGAGCAGGACCGCCTGGTTGGCCACCGGGATCCCGGCGTCGACGAGGCGGCCCACCGCCGCGACCGCTTCCGGCGCGAGCTCGCGCGGGTGGTTGAACTGCGTGTTGACGTACAGCGGGCCGCAAGCCGCGAGCTTCCGGGCCAGGGCTCCGGTGACGCGCGCCGGCAGCGCGGCCGGCACCTTGGTCCCGATCCGGATGATGTCGACGCTCGGGATCCGCCGCACGCGGGCGGCGATGCCGGCGATCGCGTCGTCCTCGAGCAGCAGCGGGTCGCCGCCCGACAGGATGACGTCGCGGATCTCGGGGTGCGCCGCGATGTACGCGAGCGCGCGGTCGAGATCGGCGCCGCGGATCGGGACGATCTTCCCGCGGCCGAGGGCGCGGCGCGTGCAGTGGCGGCAGTGCACCGGGCACCCGCCGTGCACCAGGAGGAGGGCGCGATCCGGGTACCGCCGGATGAGCCCGGGCAAAGGGGCGTGGCGCTCCTCGTCGATGGGATCCGCACGCCCTCCGGGGCCCCTCCGGGACTCGGTGCCGGTCGGAACGATCATCGCGCGGATCGGATCGCGCGGGTCGTCCGCGTCGACCAGGGACCAGTAGTAGGGGGTCACCGCGATCGGGAAGTCGGTCGCGACCGAGGCGCCGACGGGTCCGACGAGCTCGGAGCCGCGGCGCGCCCGCTCGATCTGCCAGCGCCAGTCGCCCCATTCCTCTGCGGTGGCCATTCGCTCCCGGCGCGCCCGGCGCCGCCTCCGGGGCGAGAATCTGCCCTCGAAACGCCGCCCGCGCAAGCTCGTTTCCGCAGTCGTGGGAGCGGCCGTGGGAGCGGCCGTGGGAGCTTGCGCGGCCGCGCGGCTCCCTGTATAAGCACCGGGTATTTGACCCGGGATTCCCGGGGGCGCCGGAGGAGAGCGATGGCAAAAGCAGAAAAAATGAACCGCGGCGTGAGCTCCAAGGAGACCCGTGGCGGCGGCAGCGAGATCAAGCTCCCGCCCGGGGTGCACTCCATCGACGGGCACGGCAACATCTTCGCGTCGCTGCCCGAGCTGAGCCGCATCCAGCCGAAGTACTTCACGTTGGACCAGATCCAGGCCGCCTTCACGGCCGGCAAGCTGACGACCCTGTCCGAGGGCAACGTGAAGGAGCTCGAGAACCTGGTCGCCAAGAAGTAGCGCTCGCGTGCGCGACGCGCTGACCGCACTCTACCGCGAGGTCGACGACGAGCTGCGCCGCTTGGGCGCGTCCTGCGAGGCGTGCGGGAAGTGCTGCAGGTTCGCCGACTACGGCCACGTGCTCTGGGCGACGAACCTCGAGATGGAGCTCCTCCGGGAGCGCCACGGGCGCCGCGAGGCGGCCTTTCCCGGCGCGTGCGCGTACCTCGACGGCGCGCGCTGTCTCGCCCGCGAGGGGCGCGCTCTCGCGTGCCGCACCTTCCACTGCGGCCTGCCTCGGGAGATCGTGGAGGAGGTCACGAACCGCTATTTCGAGAGGATCCGCGAGCTCGCGCGCGCGGCCGGGTACCCCTTGGAGTACGACGATCCGACGGGCGCTCAGGACGGCGCGAGCCCGTGCACCAATCCGTAGATGTCGACCTCGTTGCGGTTCGGCCGCAGGATGTCGGTCACCGCGCTCGTCCGGACGTGCGCGGATCCGGCCACGAACTCGAGCGGGTGCCCGAGGAACCCGACGCCGGGGATCGCCGCGATGAGGCGCATCCCGAGGGCGCTGTGCCCGGAGATCCACGCCGACGTCTCCCGATCCCGGACCGCCACGCAGGTTCCGGACCGAATGTGGTACTCCCTGTTCCGCGTGATGAAACAGGTGTGCACGCGCCGGTTCGCGCCGATGTAGGCCATTTTTCCCTCCCTGAGGCAAACATTTGCCCGTTCGCCCGTCTATTGTAGAAATTCGGAGCCCGGGGGTCCAAAAAACGGCCACGAAGAACGCCGTTGAAATCCGCACGTCGGCGTGTGAAAAAGGGCTACGGCAAAAAAGTCTGGAGGAGATACATGAGACACATTGGTATCGCATTGGTGTTTGGTTGCCT
It encodes:
- a CDS encoding PDZ domain-containing protein produces the protein MSTPSQRSRSAARPPSSHGLAAIVALTAAACAPPPTVDMAAISKIAPTVLEQGDVLRIEGSGFVEGPTRVTLSGAFDPSGLVPPEHRVVLVDGVSVSETSIEVPITGVTMRALAAEPLRFEGRVGVDFPTALAGGSTRISATSDTVRLDLRPAGSGIAFAAQRNREAERILGRLGISLAPSPEGNELLVVSVRSGGLADKQGIAPGDRLLAVDGVALSSPADLAGLAENESCRFELVTGTGRTQVVNLRLAPLDPGAADEVTAILLTAIALGLLLSFAAPKVRDRAADPAARANPLADALGLAAASVPILVLPAVSILVGARTAATAALLAGAVAGLVVATLYSSAGARQRIAWFGARLAAIVAMPALAAALGSSLEVSEAVASQADARWGWHAWTDPFALVAYLAAAVLIWPERAQGAAVGPTARFGSWIAAVFTAMAIAAYGLGGWAVPGVPADALRGDVALLLAGIALYAAKTWIVLLAARSFARYGAAERRARPRGARRPLAAAAVLVAASGGALAWEWAKLPAELAAAGRILSAGVFFALATAFLARLALDRLAARAQRSESEKAAVLDSGP
- a CDS encoding KamA family radical SAM protein, with amino-acid sequence MATAEEWGDWRWQIERARRGSELVGPVGASVATDFPIAVTPYYWSLVDADDPRDPIRAMIVPTGTESRRGPGGRADPIDEERHAPLPGLIRRYPDRALLLVHGGCPVHCRHCTRRALGRGKIVPIRGADLDRALAYIAAHPEIRDVILSGGDPLLLEDDAIAGIAARVRRIPSVDIIRIGTKVPAALPARVTGALARKLAACGPLYVNTQFNHPRELAPEAVAAVGRLVDAGIPVANQAVLLAGVNDDPAVIEELCRRLLVARVRPYYLFACDLVAGAERFRVPLARAIAIMAHLRGRVGGLGIPTLVVDLPGGLGKVPIGPDYVVEARDGSYLLRAPNGELVEYPDAEG